The Papaver somniferum cultivar HN1 chromosome 3, ASM357369v1, whole genome shotgun sequence genome includes a region encoding these proteins:
- the LOC113361912 gene encoding phenylalanine N-monooxygenase-like translates to MANHACFSTFSNITHWMHSTTNYAIFDVSTCCLLPILASIILLLLIKFGVNFLKKQTTLPASFPLPPGPSPWPILGSIPDLLRNKPRFKWILGLMKEMHTEIAYIRLGNVHVIPVTSPEIAREFLKKQDAIFSSRPITMATEYSSRGFLSVAVTPWGEQWKKMRRVVTSEMVSHARLKWLLQKRNEEADNLMFYLHNQCNKNSLRGGQVFNLRLLTRQFSGNVIRKMVFNKRYFGKGRKDGGPCSEEIEHVDSVFTVLSHIYSLGVQDYLPYLRWVDLDGHEKIVRRAMGVVNKYHDPIIEERIRQWSDGSMKNRLPEDLLDVLISLKDEHENPLLSTEEIKAQATDIILATVDNPANAVEWAMAEMINQPDILRKAAEEIDKLVGKNRWVQESDFPKLNYVKACVREALRLHPIAPFNLPHVSKSDTVVSGYFIPKGSHVLLSRIGLGRNHRIWQEPLKFNPERHLMSKDGGTANVDLTEQELRFISFTTGRRGCVGGPLGTAITVMLLSRLIQGFDWSSPPGESMIDLSESANDLYLDKPLFAHAKPRLPLHIYPVE, encoded by the exons ATGGCCAACCACGCctgtttctcaaccttctctaATATTACTCATTGGATGCATTCTACAACCAATTACGCAATATTTGATGTAAGTACCTGTTGTTTACTACCTATTCTTGCATCAATAATTTTACTTCTTCTCATCAAGTTTGGGGTAAATTTTCTTAAGAAACAGACAACTTTACCAGCATCATTTCCATTACCTCCAGGACCATCACCCTGGCCGATTTTGGGTAGTATACCAGATTTACTTCGAAATAAACCAAGGTTTAAATGGATATTAGGTTTAATGAAGGAAATGCATACTGAAATTGCATATATTCGTCTTGGAAATGTTCATGTAATTCCAGTGACTTCTCCAGAAATTGCTCGAGAATTTTTGAAAAAACAAGATGCGATTTTTTCGTCAAGGCCCATAACAATGGCTACCGAGTATTCGAGTCGTGGATTCTTATCCGTTGCGGTTACACCTTGGGGAGAACAATGGAAGAAAATGAGAAGAGTTGTGACTTCCGAAATGGTCAGTCATGCGAGATTGAAATGGCTTCTCCAAAAGAGAAATGAGGAAGCTGACAACCTTATGTTTTATTTACACAATCAATGCAATAAAAACTCGTTACGTGGAGGTCAAGTGTTCAACTTAAGATTACTAACGAGGCAATTTAGTGGGAATGTAATTAGAAAAATGGTTTTCAATAAAAGGTATTTTGGAAAAGGAAGAAAAGATGGAGGACCCTGTAGCGAAGAGATAGAACATGTTGATTCGGTTTTTACAGTCCTTTCTCATATCTATTCCTTAGGTGTACAAGATTATTTGCCTTATTTGAGGTGGGTAGATTTAGATGGTCATGAAAAGATTGTCAGGAGAGCAATGGGGGTTGTGAATAAGTATCATGATCCAATTATTGAAGAGCGGATTCGACAATGGAGTGATGGATCCATGAAAAATAGACTGCCTGAAGATTTGCTAGATGTTCTCATATCTCTTAAGGACGAACACGAGAATCCATTGCTATCAACTGAAGAGATCAAAGCTCAAGCAACA GATATAATACTTGCAACGGTGGATAATCCAGCCAATGCTGTTGAATGGGCCATGGCGGAGATGATAAATCAACCGGATATTCTCAGAAAAGCTGCAGAAGAAATTGATAAGTTAGTTGGTAAGAACCGCTGGGTACAAGAATCTGACTTTCCAAAACTCAATTATGTAAAAGCTTGTGTTAGGGAAGCACTTAGACTCCATCCAATAGCTCCCTTTAACCTTCCGCATGTATCAAAATCAGATACAGTTGTATCGGGCTATTTTATCCCCAAAGGAAGTCATGTATTATTAAGTCGTATAGGATTAGGCCGGAACCATAGAATTTGGCAGGAACCGCTGAAGTTCAACCCAGAACGTCATCTAATGTCAAAGGATGGTGGAACAGCTAATGTGGATCTCACTGAGCAGGAACTAAGATTCATATCATTTACTACTGGACGACGAGGATGTGTTGGTGGTCCACTTGGGACCGCGATTACAGTCATGTTATTATCTAGACTTATTCAAGGATTCGACTGGAGTTCTCCCCCAGGAGAATCGATGATAGATCTCTCAGAATCGGCTAATGATCTATACTTGGATAAGCCGTTGTTTGCCCATGCCAAACCAAGACTGCCTTTGCATATTTACCCGGTAGAGTAA